Proteins encoded together in one Roseibacterium elongatum DSM 19469 window:
- a CDS encoding trimethylamine methyltransferase family protein, which produces MTEAEAKGARRRARGAGGGAARRAARSAVSFETARFIERNIPNLEMLSQEALEIIEENAETILEEIGVAFVENPAALERWKQAGADVTGERVRIPRGLARQLCATAPARFTQIARNRARDVEIGGGSLVLAPVYGPPFVRDYQDGRRYATMADFEKLVKLGYMSEWLHHSGGTVCEPTDVPVNKRHFDMLYAHMSLSDKPFMGSVTDPSRARDSIEMAKILFGDAVVDAHCVMTSLININSPLTFDATMMGALEHYAAAGQACIISPFIVGGAMAPVSVMGTLTQVLAEVLAGVAYSQLIRPGAPVIMGAFVTSIDMNSGAPTFGTPEAAQITNGAGQLARRLGLPYRSGGGFTGSKLPDAQAAYESANTLNNALVSGVNFMLHACGWLEGGLVSSPEKFVMDADQLGALHKLAAGIPTDENAQAMDAIREVGPGGHYLGCAHTQANYQTAFWRTKLLDYKPFETWAEEGERSTYELATQRVAKMLGDYQQPALDPAVDEALKDYIARRKAEMPDAFI; this is translated from the coding sequence ATGACCGAAGCCGAGGCAAAAGGGGCGCGCCGACGCGCGCGCGGCGCGGGTGGCGGCGCGGCCAGACGCGCCGCGCGCTCGGCTGTCAGCTTCGAGACCGCGCGCTTCATCGAGCGCAACATCCCCAATCTCGAGATGCTGTCGCAAGAGGCCCTGGAGATCATCGAGGAGAACGCCGAAACGATCCTCGAAGAGATCGGCGTCGCCTTCGTCGAGAACCCCGCCGCGCTGGAGCGCTGGAAACAGGCCGGGGCCGATGTCACAGGCGAGCGTGTACGGATCCCGCGCGGGCTGGCCCGGCAGCTTTGCGCCACGGCCCCCGCGCGCTTTACCCAGATCGCCCGCAACCGCGCCCGCGATGTCGAGATCGGCGGCGGCAGCCTTGTTCTGGCCCCGGTCTATGGCCCGCCCTTCGTGCGCGACTACCAGGACGGGCGGCGTTACGCGACGATGGCCGATTTCGAAAAGCTGGTGAAGCTGGGCTACATGTCCGAATGGCTCCACCACTCGGGCGGCACCGTGTGCGAGCCGACCGACGTGCCGGTCAACAAGCGCCATTTCGACATGCTCTATGCCCATATGAGCCTGTCGGACAAACCTTTCATGGGATCCGTCACCGACCCGTCGCGCGCACGCGACTCGATCGAGATGGCGAAGATCCTGTTCGGCGACGCGGTGGTGGACGCGCATTGCGTGATGACCTCGCTCATCAACATCAACTCGCCGCTGACCTTCGACGCGACGATGATGGGCGCGCTGGAACACTACGCCGCCGCCGGGCAGGCCTGCATCATCTCGCCCTTCATCGTCGGCGGGGCGATGGCGCCGGTCTCGGTCATGGGGACGCTGACGCAGGTTCTGGCCGAGGTTCTGGCCGGCGTCGCCTATTCCCAGCTGATCCGCCCCGGCGCGCCGGTGATCATGGGGGCCTTCGTCACCTCGATCGACATGAATTCGGGGGCGCCCACCTTTGGCACGCCCGAGGCCGCGCAGATCACCAATGGCGCAGGCCAACTGGCCCGGCGTCTTGGCCTGCCGTATCGGTCGGGCGGGGGCTTCACCGGCTCGAAACTGCCCGATGCGCAGGCGGCTTATGAAAGCGCGAACACGCTGAACAACGCGCTGGTGTCGGGCGTGAACTTCATGCTGCACGCCTGCGGCTGGCTGGAGGGCGGCCTGGTGTCGAGCCCCGAGAAATTCGTCATGGATGCCGACCAACTGGGCGCGCTGCACAAACTGGCCGCGGGCATCCCGACAGACGAGAACGCGCAGGCGATGGATGCGATCCGCGAAGTCGGGCCGGGCGGCCATTACCTTGGCTGCGCGCATACCCAGGCCAATTACCAGACGGCGTTCTGGCGCACGAAACTGCTCGATTACAAACCCTTCGAGACCTGGGCCGAAGAGGGCGAGCGCAGCACCTACGAGCTGGCCACGCAGCGTGTGGCCAAGATGCTGGGCGATTACCAGCAGCCCGCGCTGGACCCCGCGGTGGACGAGGCGCTGAAGGATTACATCGCCCGGCGCAAGGCCGAGATGCCCGACGCCTTCATCTGA